The Geothrix sp. genome window below encodes:
- the atpA gene encoding F0F1 ATP synthase subunit alpha produces MDIRAEEISRIIRSQIEGFDAQVDVAEVGTVISVGDGIARAYGLEKAMAGELLELPHGVMGLAFNLEEDNVGIILLGDAAAIKEGDTVKRTGKIMSVPVGPAFVGRVIDALGNPIDGKGPIQAAKTNPIEQIAPGIVDRKSVHEPMQTGLKAIDSLIPIGRGQRELIIGDRQTGKTAVAVDTIINQRDTGVICIYVAIGQKRSTIAQVVKTLEEYDAMKHTIVVAASASEAAPLLFLAPMTGAALGEYFMWHGKDGQPAGKDNPGGHVLCIYDDLSKQAAAYREISLLVRRPPGREAYPGDVFYLHSRLLERACKLSDERGAGSLTALPVIETQAGDVSAYIPTNVISITDGQIFLESDLFNAGVRPAVNVGISVSRVGGSAQVKAMKSVAGTIKLDLAQYRELAAFAQFGSDLDKATLAQLNRGQRLVEILKQGQYQPMAVEKQVVIIWAATNGYTDDLPVAQVRRFESEFMAYLDVNAPEVLRGIRDTKVLSDDAKAQLKTQVAAFKETFQASLNQTAGA; encoded by the coding sequence ATGGACATTCGCGCGGAAGAGATTTCCCGCATCATCCGCAGCCAGATCGAAGGCTTCGATGCCCAGGTGGATGTGGCCGAGGTCGGCACCGTCATCAGCGTTGGTGACGGCATCGCCCGCGCCTACGGCCTCGAGAAGGCCATGGCCGGCGAGCTGCTGGAACTCCCCCACGGCGTCATGGGCCTGGCCTTCAACCTGGAAGAGGACAATGTCGGCATCATCCTGCTGGGCGACGCCGCCGCCATCAAGGAAGGCGACACCGTCAAGCGCACCGGCAAGATCATGTCCGTCCCCGTGGGCCCCGCCTTCGTGGGCCGCGTGATCGACGCCCTCGGCAATCCCATCGATGGCAAGGGGCCCATCCAGGCCGCCAAGACCAACCCCATCGAGCAGATCGCCCCCGGCATCGTGGACCGCAAGAGCGTGCACGAGCCCATGCAGACCGGCCTCAAGGCCATCGACAGCCTGATCCCCATCGGCCGCGGCCAGCGCGAGCTGATCATTGGCGACCGCCAGACGGGCAAGACCGCCGTCGCCGTGGACACCATCATCAACCAGCGCGATACCGGCGTGATCTGCATCTATGTGGCCATCGGCCAGAAGCGCTCCACCATCGCCCAGGTGGTGAAGACGCTCGAAGAATACGACGCCATGAAGCACACCATCGTGGTGGCGGCGTCGGCCTCCGAAGCCGCCCCGCTGCTCTTCCTGGCCCCCATGACCGGCGCGGCGCTGGGCGAGTACTTCATGTGGCACGGCAAGGATGGCCAGCCTGCCGGCAAGGACAATCCCGGCGGCCATGTCCTCTGCATCTACGACGATCTGTCCAAGCAGGCCGCGGCCTACCGCGAAATCTCCCTGCTGGTGCGGCGCCCTCCCGGACGCGAAGCCTACCCCGGCGATGTGTTCTACCTCCACTCCCGCCTGCTGGAACGGGCCTGCAAGCTCAGCGACGAGCGCGGCGCCGGCTCGCTGACGGCCCTGCCGGTCATCGAGACCCAGGCCGGCGATGTGTCCGCCTACATCCCCACCAATGTCATCTCCATCACCGACGGCCAGATCTTCCTTGAGAGCGACCTCTTCAACGCGGGCGTCCGCCCGGCCGTGAATGTGGGCATCTCCGTGAGCCGCGTGGGCGGTTCCGCCCAGGTGAAGGCCATGAAGTCCGTGGCCGGCACCATCAAGCTCGACCTGGCCCAGTACCGCGAGCTGGCGGCCTTCGCCCAGTTCGGTTCCGATCTCGACAAGGCCACCCTGGCCCAGCTGAACCGTGGCCAGCGCCTGGTGGAGATCCTGAAGCAGGGCCAGTACCAGCCCATGGCCGTGGAGAAGCAGGTGGTCATCATCTGGGCCGCCACCAACGGCTACACGGACGACCTGCCGGTCGCCCAGGTGCGCCGCTTCGAATCCGAGTTCATGGCCTACCTTGATGTGAACGCCCCCGAGGTGCTGCGCGGCATCCGCGACACCAAGGTGCTCAGCGACGACGCCAAGGCCCAGCTCAAGACCCAGGTGGCGGCCTTCAAGGAGACCTTCCAGGCCTCCCTGAACCAGACCGCGGGAGCCTAG
- the atpG gene encoding ATP synthase F1 subunit gamma encodes MAGLQDIRRRIRSVKNTQQVTKAMKMISAVKLRKSQERLVALRPYAGKMMEVVRRVVGRIKGDAEIQPGPAAQAFLSPREEKRIRVVLVASDKGLCGGFNANVLKAANAFVAECPAEIVHLDVVGKRAAEWARKRNMTPAGEYLGLPLTGFQRVVTEISGSAAAQYHAGEIDALYVIYNYFNSAVAQTPTVFRVFPMELDRRSEGRDAVEVSHLLEPDPNAVLETLLPRFVETELLRNLLESSASEHGARMAAMDKASSNAGDMIAKLTLTMNKIRQASITNQIIEIVSGANA; translated from the coding sequence ATGGCCGGTCTCCAGGACATTCGCCGCCGCATCCGGTCGGTGAAGAACACCCAGCAGGTCACCAAAGCGATGAAGATGATCTCCGCGGTCAAGCTGCGGAAGTCTCAGGAGCGCCTGGTGGCCCTGCGCCCCTACGCCGGCAAGATGATGGAAGTCGTCCGCCGCGTCGTGGGGCGCATCAAGGGTGACGCCGAGATTCAGCCGGGTCCCGCCGCCCAGGCCTTCCTGTCCCCCCGCGAGGAGAAGCGCATCCGCGTGGTTCTCGTGGCCTCCGACAAGGGTCTCTGCGGCGGCTTCAACGCCAATGTGCTCAAGGCCGCCAACGCCTTCGTGGCCGAGTGCCCCGCCGAGATCGTGCATCTGGATGTGGTGGGCAAGCGCGCGGCCGAATGGGCCCGGAAGCGCAACATGACGCCGGCCGGGGAATACCTCGGCCTCCCGCTCACGGGCTTCCAGCGGGTGGTGACGGAGATCTCCGGAAGCGCCGCCGCTCAGTACCATGCGGGCGAGATCGACGCGCTCTATGTGATCTACAACTACTTCAACAGTGCCGTGGCGCAGACGCCCACGGTGTTCCGGGTCTTCCCCATGGAGCTGGACCGCCGTTCCGAAGGCCGCGATGCCGTCGAGGTGTCCCACCTGCTCGAACCCGATCCCAATGCGGTGCTGGAGACCCTGCTGCCCCGCTTCGTGGAGACGGAGCTGCTCCGCAACCTGCTGGAGAGCAGCGCCTCCGAGCATGGCGCCCGCATGGCGGCCATGGACAAGGCCAGCAGCAACGCCGGCGACATGATCGCCAAGCTGACCCTGACCATGAACAAGATCCGCCAGGCCAGCATCACCAACCAGATCATCGAGATCGTGTCCGGCGCCAACGCCTAA
- the atpD gene encoding F0F1 ATP synthase subunit beta, which yields MSTNLQGRVIAIVGPAVDVEFGSHLPEIMNALLTDIAGVSVTLEVQQHLGENRVRCVAMQPTEGMVRGQIVTDTGKPINVPVGPETLGRIINVVGDPVDERGPIGHKMTLPIHREAPKYEDLNTSSEMFETGIKVIDLLEPYAKGGKTGLFGGAGVGKTVLIMELINNIAKGHGGYSVFAGVGERTREGNDLWHEMMDSGVIDKNDLSKSKVALIYGQMTEPPGARARVALTGLTVAEYFRDVEGKDVLLFVDNIFRFTQAGAEVSALLGRMPSAVGYQPTLATEMGELQERITSTKKGSITSVQAVYVPADDYTDPAPATTFAHLDATTNLSREIAALGIYPAVDPLASTSRLLDPRILGDHHYNTAMRVKAILQKYKELQDIIAILGMDELSDDDKLVVARARKIQRFLSQPFFVAEQFTGMQGKYVKLEDSIKGFSEICDGKWDHLPEQAFYLVGTIEEAVEKAEKLAAV from the coding sequence ATGTCAACCAACCTTCAAGGCCGCGTGATCGCCATCGTCGGTCCCGCCGTGGATGTCGAGTTCGGCAGCCACCTGCCCGAAATCATGAACGCCCTGCTCACGGATATCGCTGGTGTCTCCGTCACGCTGGAGGTGCAGCAGCACCTTGGCGAGAACCGCGTCCGCTGCGTGGCCATGCAGCCCACCGAGGGCATGGTCCGCGGCCAGATCGTGACCGACACCGGCAAGCCCATCAATGTGCCGGTGGGTCCCGAGACCCTGGGCCGCATCATCAATGTGGTGGGCGACCCCGTGGATGAGCGCGGCCCCATCGGCCACAAGATGACGCTGCCCATCCACCGCGAAGCCCCCAAGTATGAAGATCTGAACACCTCCTCCGAGATGTTCGAGACGGGCATCAAGGTCATCGACCTGTTGGAACCCTACGCGAAGGGCGGCAAGACGGGCCTCTTCGGCGGCGCCGGCGTGGGCAAGACCGTGCTCATCATGGAACTCATCAACAACATCGCCAAGGGCCACGGCGGCTACTCCGTGTTCGCCGGTGTGGGCGAGCGCACCCGCGAGGGCAACGACCTCTGGCACGAGATGATGGATTCCGGCGTCATCGACAAGAACGACCTGTCGAAGAGCAAGGTGGCGCTCATTTACGGTCAGATGACCGAACCGCCCGGAGCCCGTGCCCGCGTGGCGCTCACCGGCCTCACCGTCGCCGAGTACTTCCGCGATGTGGAAGGCAAGGATGTGCTGCTCTTCGTGGACAACATCTTCCGCTTCACCCAGGCCGGTGCCGAAGTGTCCGCACTGCTGGGCCGCATGCCCTCTGCCGTGGGCTACCAGCCCACGCTGGCCACGGAAATGGGCGAGCTGCAGGAGCGCATCACCTCCACCAAGAAGGGCTCCATCACCTCGGTGCAGGCCGTGTATGTGCCCGCGGACGACTACACGGACCCCGCGCCCGCCACCACCTTCGCCCACCTGGACGCCACCACGAACCTCTCCCGTGAGATCGCGGCTCTCGGCATCTACCCCGCTGTGGATCCCCTGGCCTCCACCAGCCGCCTGCTGGATCCCCGCATCCTGGGCGACCACCACTACAACACCGCCATGCGCGTGAAGGCGATCCTGCAGAAGTACAAGGAACTGCAGGACATCATCGCCATTCTGGGCATGGACGAACTGAGCGACGACGATAAGCTCGTGGTGGCCCGCGCCCGCAAGATCCAGCGCTTCCTCAGCCAGCCCTTCTTCGTGGCCGAGCAGTTCACGGGCATGCAGGGCAAGTATGTGAAGCTCGAGGACAGCATCAAGGGCTTCAGCGAGATCTGCGACGGCAAGTGGGACCACCTGCCCGAGCAGGCCTTCTACCTCGTCGGCACGATCGAAGAAGCCGTCGAGAAGGCCGAGAAACTGGCCGCCGTATAG
- the atpC gene encoding ATP synthase F1 subunit epsilon: protein MSQTIKLEVVTPERPVFSAEVAEVQFPTAARGYYGILPGHTPLMTEVGDGLLYYIQEGQKHWITVFGGFAEVGPDRVTILARESETVDMIDLERAEASRQRALTLLKEAQTEHDIAAAQAKLNASLTRLQAAGHPAGHGF, encoded by the coding sequence ATGTCTCAGACCATCAAATTGGAAGTGGTGACCCCGGAGCGGCCGGTGTTCTCGGCCGAGGTGGCCGAGGTGCAGTTCCCCACGGCCGCCCGCGGGTACTACGGCATCCTGCCGGGCCACACGCCGCTGATGACGGAAGTCGGCGACGGCCTCCTGTACTACATCCAGGAGGGCCAGAAACACTGGATCACGGTCTTCGGCGGCTTCGCTGAGGTGGGCCCCGACCGTGTCACCATCCTGGCCCGCGAAAGCGAGACGGTGGACATGATCGACCTGGAGCGGGCTGAAGCTTCCCGCCAGCGGGCCCTCACGCTCCTCAAGGAAGCCCAGACGGAGCACGACATCGCCGCCGCCCAGGCCAAGCTCAACGCCAGCCTCACCCGCCTGCAGGCCGCGGGCCACCCCGCCGGTCACGGATTCTGA
- a CDS encoding Hpt domain-containing protein, translated as MSDLLILDPRPLRDLLDIGAGPELVQELIGLLKEDAPPRIASVQAALASEDAATVIQEAHQLKGALGNLGLQKFAGLAAQIEAHAREGCLDPARALAGLLPAAYEEALAALQDAFPES; from the coding sequence TTGTCTGATCTGCTGATTCTCGATCCCAGGCCGCTGCGGGACCTCCTCGACATTGGGGCGGGACCGGAGCTGGTGCAGGAGCTGATCGGACTTCTGAAGGAGGATGCGCCCCCCCGTATCGCCTCCGTGCAGGCCGCACTGGCCTCCGAAGATGCCGCGACGGTCATCCAGGAAGCCCATCAGCTGAAGGGGGCCCTGGGCAACCTCGGGCTGCAGAAATTCGCGGGCCTCGCAGCCCAGATCGAGGCCCATGCCCGCGAGGGTTGCCTCGACCCGGCGCGCGCGCTGGCGGGGCTTCTGCCGGCCGCCTACGAAGAGGCTCTGGCCGCGCTTCAGGACGCCTTTCCGGAATCCTGA
- a CDS encoding 3',5'-cyclic-nucleotide phosphodiesterase, producing the protein MELRILGCSGGEADGERLTGLLVNGCVAIDAGSITAALTVAEQVKIQHVFLSHSHLDHICTLPFFTKNIFGHTHEAVEIHALPETLDVLRRHLFNDELWPDFSVIPSPNDPTIRYTEVEPERSYHVCGLHITPIRVNHLVPCVGYKVDDGKDAFIFTSDTAETDRIWEVANATPNLRLVITEASFPNEQAWLAEASKHLTPAKLGAELTKLSRAVPVRIYHLTPGDKATMLPQLEALGDARVRLLTQDERLVW; encoded by the coding sequence ATGGAACTCCGGATCCTGGGCTGCAGTGGCGGGGAAGCCGACGGCGAGCGCCTGACGGGGCTGCTGGTGAACGGCTGCGTGGCCATCGACGCAGGCTCCATCACGGCCGCCCTGACGGTGGCTGAGCAGGTGAAGATCCAGCATGTGTTCCTCAGCCACTCGCACCTGGATCACATCTGCACGCTGCCCTTCTTCACCAAGAACATCTTCGGCCACACGCACGAGGCCGTGGAGATCCACGCTCTGCCCGAGACCCTCGATGTGCTGCGGCGCCATCTCTTCAACGATGAGCTGTGGCCCGATTTCAGCGTGATCCCCAGTCCCAACGATCCCACCATCCGCTACACGGAAGTCGAGCCTGAGCGCTCGTACCATGTGTGCGGCCTCCACATCACCCCCATCCGCGTGAACCACCTGGTGCCCTGCGTGGGCTACAAGGTGGACGACGGGAAGGACGCCTTCATCTTCACCAGCGACACCGCCGAAACCGACCGCATCTGGGAGGTGGCCAACGCTACGCCGAACCTGCGGCTGGTCATCACGGAGGCCAGCTTCCCCAATGAGCAGGCCTGGCTGGCGGAAGCCTCCAAGCACCTCACCCCCGCCAAACTGGGCGCCGAACTCACCAAACTCAGCCGCGCCGTGCCGGTGAGGATCTATCACCTCACCCCCGGTGACAAGGCCACCATGCTGCCCCAGCTCGAGGCCCTGGGCGATGCCCGCGTGCGCCTGCTGACCCAGGACGAGCGGTTGGTCTGGTAG
- a CDS encoding tetratricopeptide repeat protein encodes MRAHLRFLILDDFDPDTGELALRVAFQPGPDPGLELIRLRLHLGRAGNPLDPLSRELRTHVQMPVPPLWEHGLKTIVHAIEEELAAPEGRNPLRYLWVRTQLLHPADPAHSTPNHPVPRQVEVLRDWANRLDQEGQTLRAAEILDRLLLLAPKDVASLAYLASFFRAQGMAEEMAAVAERWIKAEPGRVEAHLRQGEALLRLGRAQEARAAFEAVLKIHPVHLLAHLGMAQALGLMGGNPFPHLDAAQELDPAATASVLRETFDYRLLVPPDGDRLHGLDGLPSLLGISGAEVQDFVQFLGLPLSGPEGTVRESELARWVGVMNRYALLPGGLHWSAPTPRHLPELA; translated from the coding sequence ATGCGGGCCCACCTGCGCTTCCTGATTCTGGACGATTTCGACCCCGATACCGGGGAGCTGGCGTTGCGTGTGGCCTTCCAGCCCGGCCCCGATCCCGGCCTGGAGTTGATCCGCCTCAGGCTCCACCTGGGCCGGGCGGGGAACCCGCTGGACCCCCTCAGCCGGGAGCTGCGGACCCATGTCCAGATGCCGGTGCCCCCCCTCTGGGAGCATGGCCTCAAGACGATCGTCCACGCCATCGAAGAGGAACTGGCCGCTCCTGAGGGGCGCAATCCCCTGCGCTACCTGTGGGTGCGGACCCAGCTCCTCCATCCTGCCGACCCGGCCCACTCCACCCCGAACCATCCCGTGCCACGGCAGGTGGAGGTGCTCCGGGACTGGGCCAACCGGCTGGATCAGGAGGGGCAGACCCTGCGTGCCGCCGAGATCCTGGACCGCCTGCTGCTGCTGGCGCCCAAGGATGTGGCCAGCCTCGCCTACCTGGCCAGCTTCTTCCGGGCCCAGGGCATGGCCGAGGAGATGGCCGCGGTGGCGGAGCGGTGGATCAAGGCGGAGCCCGGGCGCGTGGAGGCGCACCTGCGCCAGGGGGAGGCCCTGCTGCGTCTGGGGCGCGCCCAGGAGGCCCGCGCCGCCTTCGAGGCCGTGCTGAAGATCCATCCCGTCCACCTCCTGGCCCACCTCGGCATGGCCCAGGCCCTCGGCCTGATGGGCGGGAATCCCTTTCCCCACCTGGACGCCGCGCAGGAGCTGGATCCGGCGGCCACGGCCTCGGTGCTGCGGGAGACCTTCGACTACCGGCTCCTAGTCCCCCCAGACGGGGACCGGCTCCACGGGCTGGATGGACTGCCCTCGCTGCTGGGCATCTCCGGGGCCGAGGTCCAGGACTTCGTCCAATTTCTCGGGCTTCCGCTCAGCGGACCCGAGGGGACCGTGCGCGAGTCGGAGCTGGCCCGCTGGGTGGGCGTCATGAACCGCTATGCCCTGCTGCCCGGCGGGCTGCACTGGTCCGCACCCACGCCGCGGCACCTCCCTGAACTGGCCTGA
- a CDS encoding phosphoribosylaminoimidazolesuccinocarboxamide synthase produces MSVLLSTDLPFPVFRRGKVRDVYDLGTELLIVATDRISAFDCVMPEGIPDKGRILTAVASYWFAATEDLVPNHFRGHPGWPAALEAHRKDLAGRAVIVEKTRPLPVECVVRGYLAGSGWKEYQAGGSVCGVALPSGLRLADRLPEPIFTPATKAEEGHDENISFERMAGIVGGELAVRLRDLSLALYRRGAELAARKGILLADTKFEFGLSASGELLLIDEALTPDSSRYWLADSWAPGQNPPSLDKQYLRDYLETLPDWDKQPPAPHLPEAVIQGIRARYLDLAGRFGID; encoded by the coding sequence ATGTCCGTCCTGCTCAGCACCGACCTGCCCTTTCCCGTTTTCCGTCGGGGCAAGGTCCGGGATGTGTACGACCTTGGGACCGAGCTGCTCATCGTCGCCACGGACCGCATCAGCGCCTTCGATTGCGTGATGCCCGAAGGCATTCCCGACAAGGGGCGCATCCTCACCGCGGTGGCGTCGTACTGGTTTGCGGCCACGGAGGATCTGGTGCCGAACCATTTCCGCGGTCACCCCGGCTGGCCCGCGGCCCTGGAGGCTCACCGGAAGGACCTGGCCGGGCGCGCAGTCATCGTGGAGAAGACCCGGCCCCTGCCCGTGGAATGCGTGGTGAGAGGCTATCTGGCCGGCAGCGGCTGGAAGGAATACCAGGCCGGCGGCAGCGTCTGCGGCGTGGCGCTGCCGTCGGGGCTCCGCTTGGCGGATCGGCTGCCCGAGCCCATCTTCACGCCCGCCACCAAGGCTGAGGAGGGGCACGACGAGAACATCAGCTTCGAGCGCATGGCCGGCATTGTGGGTGGGGAGCTGGCGGTCCGGTTGCGGGACCTCAGCCTGGCTTTGTACCGGCGCGGCGCCGAACTGGCGGCCCGGAAGGGGATCCTGCTGGCCGATACCAAGTTCGAATTCGGCCTCAGCGCCTCGGGAGAACTGCTGCTCATCGACGAGGCGCTCACGCCGGACAGCAGCCGCTACTGGCTGGCCGACAGCTGGGCGCCCGGCCAGAATCCGCCGAGCCTGGACAAGCAGTACCTCCGCGACTACCTGGAGACCCTGCCCGATTGGGACAAGCAGCCCCCGGCGCCGCACCTCCCGGAGGCTGTGATTCAGGGCATCCGCGCCCGCTACCTGGATCTCGCGGGCCGCTTCGGCATCGACTAG
- a CDS encoding insulinase family protein encodes MRPLATALTTAWATLALPGLIWAQSPAGPVGVQRFTLPNGLRVVHLEDHERPLVRIRLQLDLEPGDGPPGRPELAVLALRMLDQADAGSLKAQDIDEALEGSGIRLVQGLDHEGISWRLVARSRDQDRALGLLADRVLRAVFDPFVLEVQRLACWREAGRLDASPHARLRRALEPEQSLRTPTIAGLGAVTLEDLLAFRARAFRPDRAVLILHGDLGLEQAKRLVLLSFGTWTATPPAPPASTAPATNAPTSTAPAAPTPAATVPNPLLVPATGAPLRVQAVAAAPADLAPEAEALLMLLLPEDPALYPVKLRIEPPCLVATLDGETSAPAARASLGARLEALRQRGFTEVDLRRARAAWTAGRALLTLHPEARIAEAMNEVRGRAVHPARLETLTLGALNGALRRWLEPARLRLGLTGDPGVLKER; translated from the coding sequence ATGAGACCCCTGGCCACGGCCCTGACCACCGCCTGGGCCACCCTCGCCCTCCCGGGCCTGATCTGGGCCCAGTCGCCCGCGGGTCCCGTCGGCGTCCAACGGTTCACCCTGCCCAACGGCCTTCGCGTGGTGCACCTGGAGGATCACGAGCGGCCCCTGGTGCGGATCCGCCTCCAACTGGACCTGGAACCCGGCGACGGGCCGCCCGGCCGTCCCGAACTCGCGGTCCTGGCCCTGCGCATGCTCGACCAGGCCGATGCGGGATCCCTGAAGGCCCAGGACATCGATGAAGCCCTGGAGGGCTCGGGGATCCGGCTGGTTCAAGGGCTGGACCACGAGGGCATTTCCTGGCGCCTGGTGGCCCGGAGCCGAGACCAGGACCGGGCCCTCGGCCTGCTGGCGGACCGGGTGCTCCGGGCGGTCTTCGATCCCTTCGTCCTGGAGGTCCAGCGCCTCGCCTGCTGGCGGGAAGCCGGCCGCCTGGACGCTTCGCCCCATGCGCGGTTGCGCCGCGCCCTCGAACCGGAACAGTCGCTCCGGACGCCGACCATCGCCGGCCTGGGCGCCGTCACCCTGGAGGATCTGCTGGCCTTCCGGGCCCGGGCCTTCCGCCCCGACCGGGCCGTGTTGATCCTGCACGGCGACCTGGGTCTGGAACAGGCGAAGCGGCTCGTGTTGCTGAGTTTCGGCACCTGGACGGCCACGCCCCCGGCACCCCCGGCCTCCACCGCCCCTGCAACCAATGCCCCGACATCCACGGCCCCGGCCGCACCCACTCCGGCCGCCACGGTGCCGAACCCGCTTCTGGTCCCCGCAACCGGTGCCCCTCTGCGGGTCCAGGCCGTGGCCGCCGCCCCCGCCGACCTCGCGCCGGAGGCGGAAGCCCTGCTCATGCTGCTGCTGCCCGAGGATCCCGCCCTCTACCCCGTGAAGCTGCGAATCGAACCGCCGTGCCTGGTGGCCACGCTGGATGGCGAGACCTCAGCCCCCGCGGCCCGGGCCAGCCTCGGTGCGCGACTGGAAGCCCTGCGGCAGCGCGGGTTCACCGAAGTGGATCTGCGCCGCGCCCGCGCCGCCTGGACCGCGGGCCGCGCCCTGCTCACCCTGCATCCGGAGGCCCGGATCGCCGAGGCGATGAACGAGGTCCGCGGCCGGGCCGTCCATCCCGCCCGCCTGGAGACCCTCACCTTGGGAGCCCTGAACGGCGCCCTGCGGCGCTGGCTGGAGCCCGCCCGCCTGCGCCTCGGCCTGACGGGGGACCCCGGGGTCCTGAAGGAACGCTAG
- a CDS encoding insulinase family protein has translation MRFLVPILVAISGLLTPSSLRAQAPGLSDVQERRLANGIRLLVVERRDLTAFHATLVFRRGRAEEPPALAGATDLLARALYGATWPEDLDSAHGPASLDALLQQEEGLLEALRLERLRLQKDPATATQAPALESSLQALQAALRVRFSASPLADTYAARGGHQTASAGPDALVVQTELPTEAFEFWCRTEAQRLATLQLSRFSQARSALIADLRLPGRQGIALLRGAALPGHPYGRDLADNLPAIEALRRSDLRAWARHACGPERLILIVVGSLGMDAVRPVVERHFGLLPATKEVEDPILPEIPADLGDRRVQAALGAAPRLLVGWRIPPRAQADHLALCMAAQLLGGGRSSRLPLKLVAQKALAEHAEIQLDVPGGRLRGLLVADLTPAEGHSLAEVEGALHTEILRLQQEPIPLDEWQKALARLEVDHLVAQDDPANLARSLGLAWVEGGDWRLSDLEIQRLRTLGPEAVQAAARTWLRPTHRTTVLLQPDADEGKDPLDAEMARVLKALAATRIEDLAQREHLVAEGLRQLRMLNASERLRTLKLLEAQLAPEKR, from the coding sequence ATGCGATTCCTGGTCCCGATCCTTGTCGCCATCTCCGGGCTTCTCACCCCCTCCAGCCTGCGGGCCCAGGCCCCTGGCTTGAGCGATGTCCAGGAACGGCGGCTGGCGAACGGGATCCGCCTCCTGGTCGTCGAGCGGCGCGACCTGACGGCCTTCCACGCGACCCTGGTCTTCCGCCGGGGCCGGGCCGAGGAGCCCCCGGCCCTGGCCGGCGCCACGGATCTGCTGGCCCGGGCCCTCTATGGCGCCACCTGGCCCGAGGACCTGGATTCCGCCCATGGGCCGGCCTCCCTGGATGCCCTCCTGCAGCAGGAGGAGGGCCTGTTGGAGGCCCTCCGCCTGGAGCGGCTGCGCCTACAGAAGGATCCTGCCACGGCCACCCAGGCCCCAGCCCTGGAGTCGAGTCTCCAGGCCCTGCAGGCCGCCCTGCGGGTCCGGTTTTCAGCCTCGCCTCTGGCGGACACCTACGCGGCCAGGGGTGGGCACCAGACCGCCAGCGCCGGGCCGGATGCCCTCGTGGTGCAGACTGAGCTTCCCACCGAGGCTTTCGAGTTCTGGTGCCGCACCGAGGCCCAGCGCCTGGCCACACTCCAGCTGAGCCGCTTCTCGCAGGCCCGCTCGGCGCTCATCGCGGACCTGCGGCTGCCCGGGCGCCAGGGCATCGCCCTGCTGCGGGGCGCCGCCCTGCCCGGCCACCCCTATGGCCGCGATCTGGCCGACAACCTGCCGGCGATCGAGGCCCTGCGCCGCTCCGACCTCCGGGCCTGGGCGCGGCATGCCTGCGGTCCGGAGCGCCTCATCCTAATCGTCGTGGGCAGCCTCGGCATGGATGCGGTGCGGCCCGTCGTGGAGCGCCACTTCGGCCTCCTGCCGGCCACCAAGGAGGTCGAGGATCCGATCCTCCCGGAGATCCCGGCGGACCTGGGGGATCGGCGGGTCCAGGCCGCCCTGGGGGCGGCCCCCCGCCTGCTGGTGGGCTGGCGCATCCCCCCCCGGGCCCAGGCCGACCACCTCGCCCTCTGCATGGCGGCCCAGCTGCTCGGGGGTGGCCGGTCAAGCCGCCTGCCCCTCAAGCTCGTGGCCCAGAAGGCCCTGGCCGAACATGCGGAAATCCAGCTGGATGTGCCCGGCGGCCGGCTGCGGGGCCTCCTGGTCGCCGACCTGACTCCAGCCGAGGGGCACAGCCTCGCGGAAGTGGAAGGCGCCTTGCATACGGAGATCCTGCGCCTCCAGCAGGAGCCCATCCCCCTGGACGAATGGCAGAAGGCCTTGGCCCGCCTCGAGGTGGATCACCTGGTCGCCCAGGATGACCCCGCCAACCTGGCCCGGAGCCTGGGCCTCGCCTGGGTCGAGGGCGGGGACTGGCGTCTCTCGGACCTGGAGATCCAGCGCCTGCGGACCCTCGGCCCCGAGGCCGTCCAGGCCGCGGCACGGACCTGGCTGAGACCCACCCACCGCACCACCGTCCTGCTGCAACCGGACGCTGACGAGGGCAAGGACCCGCTGGATGCCGAGATGGCGCGGGTCCTGAAGGCCCTGGCCGCCACGCGCATCGAGGACCTCGCCCAGCGCGAGCACCTGGTGGCCGAAGGCCTCCGGCAGCTCCGGATGCTCAATGCCAGCGAACGCCTCCGCACCCTCAAGCTGCTCGAGGCCCAGCTCGCTCCGGAGAAACGATGA